A stretch of Bradyrhizobium sp. AZCC 2262 DNA encodes these proteins:
- a CDS encoding DUF6665 family protein, whose protein sequence is MALNLLHSGYATLEYEIAEERASALGRLGRRLEAALTALAACPRTANTDRKIRTGLVEQAGYALWLFVVQREACGLNNTAHVLQVYRVPNEVYAGMGPLTTPSVRPTKTIEG, encoded by the coding sequence ATGGCGTTGAATCTACTTCATTCCGGATACGCCACTCTCGAATACGAGATCGCCGAGGAGAGGGCCTCAGCGCTCGGACGGCTTGGACGGCGGCTCGAGGCCGCGTTGACGGCACTTGCTGCATGCCCGCGAACGGCCAATACCGATCGAAAAATCCGCACTGGCCTCGTCGAACAGGCGGGATATGCGCTCTGGCTTTTCGTCGTGCAGCGCGAGGCCTGCGGTCTCAACAACACCGCCCATGTGCTGCAGGTCTACAGGGTGCCGAACGAGGTGTATGCCGGGATGGGGCCACTGACTACGCCGAGCGTCCGTCCGACGAAGACCATAGAGGGTTGA